One segment of Carya illinoinensis cultivar Pawnee chromosome 13, C.illinoinensisPawnee_v1, whole genome shotgun sequence DNA contains the following:
- the LOC122292716 gene encoding uncharacterized protein LOC122292716, protein MGEQITNQEQVYPLAPASKMPRSDEESNTLQSNELRRKKRIKLAIYIAAFAVFQTIVIVVFSLTVMKVKTPKVRLGTIELKNVTTTAGTQASSPSFDISFTTQVRVKNTNFGPYKYDSSNATFLYQGVTVGEIFIPKGKAGMLSTKKVGVTVSVNSNALTSTTSLGNELGAGTLTLNSQAKLSGKVELMFVMKKKKSAQMICTLSIKLNADNAVDLKCK, encoded by the coding sequence ATGGGCGAGCAAATTACGAACCAGGAGCAGGTGTACCCGTTGGCACCAGCAAGTAAGATGCCAAGAAGCGATGAAGAATCAAACACTTTGCAATCCAACGAGCTCCgaagaaagaaaaggatcaagttggctatatatatagctgcttttGCTGTGTTTCAGACCATAGTCATTGTGGTCTTTTCTCTCACTGTGATGAAAGTTAAGACCCCTAAAGTCAGGTTGGGCACAATCGAGTTAAAGAACGTGACCACTACAGCTGGAACTCAAGCATCGTCACCTTCCTTCGACATAAGCTTCACAACCCAAGTTAGGGTTAAGAACACAAACTTCGGTCCCTACAAATACGACAGCTCTAATGCCACCTTCTTGTACCAGGGCGTGACCGTTGGGGAAATCTTCATTCCTAAGGGTAAGGCTGGGATGCTTTCGACCAAAAAAGTTGGTGTTACTGTTAGTGTCAATTCAAATGCCCTGACCAGCACTACGAGCCTTGGAAATGAGTTGGGTGCCGGGACCTTGACCCTGAACAGCCAAGCCAAGCTTAGTGGGAAAGTGGAATTGATGTTtgtgatgaagaaaaagaagtccGCCCAAATGATCTGCACCCTCTCCATCAAGCTTAATGCAGACAACGCCGTGGATTTGAAGTGCAAGTGA
- the LOC122291331 gene encoding uncharacterized protein LOC122291331: protein MIRKRYKEAKTGFQLLKSMNAQKYLKKVGLGKEDYYFWKQIGKALLCTYTIFGAAWLYNETSPLGWWTLKPRPKEEKELAHLYERREFPYPGDEEAMQEFIAKGGMVGTTIGPKGYIDTDRDAFNYQKELQNKKFEQEALKLWLRMRNEVIQELQEKGYDVE from the exons ATGATTCGCAAACGGTATAAAGAAGCGAAGACAG GTTTCCAACTGTTGAAATCGATGAATGCCCAGAAGTACTTGAAGAAAGTAGGACTGGGCAAAGAGGACTACTACTTCTGGAAACAAATTGGCAAAGCTCTGTTATGCACGTACACGATATTTGGTGCCGCCTGGCTCTACAACGAAACATCACCGCTGGGTTGGTGGACGCTGAAGCCTCGGcccaaggaagaaaaagaattagCCCACCTATACGAGCGGCGAGAGTTTCCATATCCGGGTGATGaagaagcaatgcaagaattcatTGCCAAAGGGGGCATGGTCGGCACCACAATCGGTCCAAAAGGGTATATTGACACGGATAGGGATGCGTTTAACTATCAGAAGGAGTTGCAGAACAAGAAGTTCGAGCAAGAAGCTCTGAAGCTGTGGCTGAGAATGAGGAATGAGGTTATTCAGGAGCTTCAAGAGAAGGGGTATGATGTGGAGTGA